GGCCTAGCGTCAGCGCCTGGCATCGTAAGCAGCAGCACGCTGCCGAATCGCGCTACGCAGGCACTCCACGCCGATGCGGCGCCTCGGCAAGTTCCAGTGTCCACAGGCGAAAGACCGCGCCACGTTCCACACGCAAGCGCTATCACTGACACGGAGACGCACACCCCCGCGGGCGTGCCATCTGCAGCAACTGCATCGCACCTGGCCCACCGCCTGGGCCGCCTGGCGGTATGCGCACTGCACGCCGAGCTGGCCTGCGCGCCCAAGCCGGGCCTGGTCACGCCGTTCGATGCAGGCAGCCATACCGACATGGATGCGTCCACCTTCCTGCGCAGCCTGTTTGCGTTGCGTGGCTATTTTGTGGCCATCGCACAGGCCGGAATTGCGCAGGCGCCGTTCGAGCACCTGCGCCAGCTCGGCATTGCTGCCGAGGCCGCGATGGCGCGTGCCACCGGCGGCATCAACACCCACCGTGGCGCCATCTTCAGCCTCGGCCTGCTCACTGCACAGGCAGCGCGCCTGCGTGCGGTGCATGGGCGCCAGCCCAGCGGCGAGCAGGTGTGTTGCGCAGTGCAGGCGTGGAGCGCCGCGCTGCAGGCCGCACCGCTGGATTCCCAAAGTCACGGCCAACGCATGCGTGCGCAGTACCGCGTGGCCGGTGTGCGCGAGCAGGCCGCAGCCGGCTACCCCCTGCTACGCGATGTGGCCTTGCCGTCGCTGCGTGCCGCGCTGGCTGGCGGCGCATCGCGTGAGGCGGCCTTGGCGCAGACGTTGATGCAGCTCATCGCCGAGGTAGACGATCTCAATCTGCTGCATCGTGGCGGCCAGGCCGGCTTGGCACATGCGCAACAGCAGGCGCGCGCGTTCCTGGCGGCCGGCGGCATTGCACAGGCGGGCTGGCGTGCGCAGCTGGCACGGATCGGTGACGGATTCGTCGTCCGCCGGCTCAGCCCGGGCGGCAGCGCCGACCTGTTGGCCTGTGCGTGGTTTTTGCATGCGCAGGAGGCGCTGTAAGCATGCGCACCGCACTGCTGGCAGCACAGCTTTCAAGTGTGCCGGCTGGATGCGCGTCAGGTCTGCAGGGCAAACAGCAATACCTGCGCGGCAATGGCCAGCGCGCACGCCGCCACAACGACACGCGCGGCACGCGTCAGGCGCACACATCGCGAGGCTGCGCATGAGCCTCGCCATCCTGTGCCCAGGGCAGGGCGGCCAACACGCCGGCATGTTCGCGCGCATCGCGCAGCTGCCCGTGGCCTCCGAGGTGATCGCCACCGCTGCCAGCGTGCTTGGCGCCGATCCCATCGCACTCGCTGCCGATCCGCGTCGCTTCGACAACGCCATTGCGCAACCGCTGGTCTGCGCCGGCACGTTGGCGCA
The nucleotide sequence above comes from Xanthomonas campestris pv. campestris str. ATCC 33913. Encoded proteins:
- the mdcB gene encoding triphosphoribosyl-dephospho-CoA synthase MdcB, whose amino-acid sequence is MPSAATASHLAHRLGRLAVCALHAELACAPKPGLVTPFDAGSHTDMDASTFLRSLFALRGYFVAIAQAGIAQAPFEHLRQLGIAAEAAMARATGGINTHRGAIFSLGLLTAQAARLRAVHGRQPSGEQVCCAVQAWSAALQAAPLDSQSHGQRMRAQYRVAGVREQAAAGYPLLRDVALPSLRAALAGGASREAALAQTLMQLIAEVDDLNLLHRGGQAGLAHAQQQARAFLAAGGIAQAGWRAQLARIGDGFVVRRLSPGGSADLLACAWFLHAQEAL